One stretch of Harmonia axyridis chromosome 1, icHarAxyr1.1, whole genome shotgun sequence DNA includes these proteins:
- the LOC123685878 gene encoding uncharacterized protein LOC123685878 produces the protein MMEEHNFNFANCRGQSYDNAANMSGIYNGLQAKIKEISPLAYWIPCAAHSLNLVGEHAAGSCKASRNFFSLLQDIYVFFSISTARWGIQMKHLTGPSVKRLSTTRWSARYEACNSMNQNWKEVVAALSEIDERDRSKTGSEAKGLKIKLTSLETAIMFAVWSPILERFDKVSEAIQKVGIGIDEVVLYYESLVDYILGLRDQFDRFEERAKINSGFEKYRSEERRATTRTVPADETRVGHTALSGRENFRVGVYLVIIDYLIRELNQRKNCYKGFAAKFSFLFKLQSISSEELGVAVTNLISSFPQDLDEKLHDECLHFKSYLAQLEQPPKTLHEMSTFIRSDKSLVQVFPYIDITIRMFLCTFATNCSAERSFSALKRI, from the coding sequence ATGATGGAGGagcataatttcaattttgcgaATTGTAGAGGTCAATCCTATGACAATGCGGCAAATATGTCAGGTATATATAATGGACTGCaagcaaaaataaaagaaatctcTCCTTTGGCATATTGGATCCCATGCGCGGCTCATTCGCTGAACCTCGTCGGAGAACACGCTGCTGGATCGTGTAAGGCATCTCGGAATTTTTTCTCACTTCTTCAGGATATTTACGTTTTCTTCTCAATCTCGACTGCTCGCTGGGGGATACAAATGAAACATCTGACTGGCCCTTCAGTGAAACGATTATCTACAACTCGCTGGTCGGCGAGATATGAAGCTTGCAACAGCATGAACCAAAATTGGAAAGAAGTTGTCGCAGCTTTGAGTGAAATTGATGAGCGGGACAGGTCTAAGACTGGGAGTGAAGCAAAAggattgaaaatcaagctaacATCTCTGGAAACCGCAATAATGTTCGCTGTATGGAGTCCAATTTTGGAAAGATTTGATAAAGTGAGCGAAGCAATACAGAAAGTTGGCATTGGTATAGATGAAGTAGTTTTGTATTATGAGTCATTGGTTGATTATATCTTAGGATTAAGAGATCAATTTGATCGATTTGAGGAGAGAGCGAAGATCAATTCTGGATTTGAGAAATATCGAAGTGAAGAAAGAAGAGCCACAACAAGAACTGTTCCTGCTGATGAAACTCGAGTGGGACATACTGCTTTGAGTGGGAGGGAAAACTTCAGAGTAGGGGTTTATCTTGTTATAATTGACTATCTAATAAGAGAATTGAATCAACGTAAAAATTGCTACAAGGGTTTTGCTGCGAAATTCTCCTTTTTATTTAAACTGCAATCGATTAGTTCTGAAGAATTAGGAGTAGCGGTTACTAATCTCATCTCTAGTTTTCCTCAGGATTTAGATGAAAAACTCCACGATGAATGTTTGCACTTCAAATCCTACTTAGCACAGTTAGAACAACCTCCAAAAACTCTACACGAGATGAGTACCTTCATTAGAAGTGATAAAAGCTTAGTGCAAGTGTTTCCCTACATCGATATTACAATTAGAATGTTTTTATGCACTTTTGCAACGAACTGTTCAGCAGAGAGGTCGTTTTCAGCATTGAAGCGAATTTGA